TGAAACAACTAAAAGCATATAAATTTAGAATTTATCCAAGGGATGAACAAAAGATATTCTTTAGTAAAACTTTTGGTTGTGTTCGTCTTGTCTACAACCTTATGCTAAATGATA
Above is a window of uncultured Fusobacterium sp. DNA encoding:
- a CDS encoding helix-turn-helix domain-containing protein, coding for MKQLKAYKFRIYPRDEQKIFFSKTFGCVRLVYNLMLND